A section of the Leptospira kobayashii genome encodes:
- the fliH gene encoding flagellar assembly protein FliH, protein MAKLVFKPIQIADLQEEVEIQLPDKYKKFHKTDEQDDFEIDQEGNIIEQYQGPSIEEIEAELQRYRQETEEQVRQLLEDAKKHAKEIEDEGRTKAFQMIQDSKEKIKLEEDSGRAKAEQILDRAKMEVERMIKEAEMKQAEIEHEAYQKGYDAGREVGFKKGQGEVRRLIDRLGTIIGKAIDIREEMIAASEKQMVEMILVIARKVIKDEIIERKEIVLNNIREAMKRIKDRDRIDIRVNFADLELTTAHKDELIKLMESLRKVNIYEDSRVDRGGVIIETDVGAIDARISTQLKEIEEAIRNVEPI, encoded by the coding sequence ATGGCAAAGCTAGTATTCAAACCCATTCAAATTGCCGACTTACAAGAAGAAGTTGAGATTCAACTTCCGGATAAGTATAAAAAATTTCATAAAACTGACGAGCAAGATGATTTTGAAATCGATCAAGAAGGAAATATCATCGAACAATACCAAGGTCCTTCCATTGAAGAGATCGAGGCGGAACTCCAAAGATACAGACAAGAAACCGAAGAACAAGTCAGACAACTTTTAGAAGACGCAAAAAAACACGCAAAAGAAATCGAAGACGAAGGTAGAACCAAAGCCTTCCAAATGATCCAGGACTCGAAAGAGAAAATCAAACTGGAAGAAGATTCAGGCCGTGCCAAAGCGGAACAAATCCTGGATCGCGCCAAGATGGAAGTGGAAAGGATGATCAAAGAAGCCGAAATGAAACAGGCTGAGATCGAACACGAAGCTTACCAAAAAGGCTATGATGCGGGCCGCGAAGTAGGATTCAAAAAAGGCCAAGGGGAAGTCAGACGACTCATCGACAGACTAGGAACTATCATTGGTAAGGCGATCGACATCCGTGAAGAAATGATCGCCGCTTCCGAAAAACAAATGGTGGAAATGATCCTGGTCATTGCGCGTAAGGTAATTAAAGACGAAATCATCGAACGTAAGGAAATCGTTCTCAATAATATACGCGAAGCTATGAAACGAATCAAAGACAGAGATCGTATCGACATTCGTGTTAACTTTGCCGATCTTGAACTTACAACGGCTCATAAAGACGAACTTATCAAACTTATGGAATCTCTCCGTAAGGTCAATATTTACGAAGACTCCCGTGTGGATCGCGGCGGTGTTATCATTGAAACCGACGTGGGCGCAATTGATGCCCGTATCTCCACTCAGCTCAAAGAAATCGAAGAGGCAATTCGAAACGTCGAACCGATATGA